One window from the genome of Candidatus Melainabacteria bacterium encodes:
- a CDS encoding tetratricopeptide repeat protein, with the protein MCQSVPAGYDATPLNPHQYPILIKVFGAVVCVVVLASLISAPPYLIAGRQVYKAERAYLKGDFSEGLAIYRDVFKKYPNAFAARVGVAQGLFAQNNEESAKQAFEMLRFSKLDKYQWEDLKKVMPEKYQRAFEPIGHYDDYVVKNEVTE; encoded by the coding sequence ATGTGCCAAAGTGTTCCAGCTGGTTATGACGCCACGCCCCTGAACCCGCATCAGTATCCAATTTTGATAAAGGTCTTTGGTGCTGTGGTGTGTGTCGTTGTTCTGGCGTCTTTGATCTCCGCTCCTCCATATTTAATTGCCGGAAGACAGGTTTATAAGGCAGAACGTGCATATCTCAAAGGCGATTTCAGCGAGGGATTGGCGATTTACCGGGATGTCTTTAAGAAATATCCCAATGCGTTCGCTGCTAGAGTAGGCGTGGCACAGGGGTTGTTTGCTCAGAACAACGAAGAATCTGCCAAACAAGCATTCGAAATGCTTCGATTTTCAAAACTGGACAAGTACCAGTGGGAAGACCTTAAAAAGGTGATGCCTGAAAAGTATCAACGTGCTTTTGAACCAATCGGTCATTACGATGATTATGTAGTCAAGAATGAAGTGACAGAGTAG
- a CDS encoding Rieske (2Fe-2S) protein has protein sequence MTEDTKKATAESAETTAATAGAEATASSEAAATAESKATGGAETAATAVLSESSKDECECTKKCEGCPSAGHDDDDVPPMTRSDFTRTLFALVALTWGGLTSFPIFMYLNPPASDQEEHSKVTSIEVCKVADLPPGTGKNFRFGSFPAILICTEDKQLHAFKAICTHLGCTVQFRADKQNVYCACHGGEYDAATGKNIAGPPPKPLTALKAEVKDGKIIVSLA, from the coding sequence ATGACTGAAGACACTAAAAAAGCAACTGCAGAATCCGCAGAAACTACAGCCGCTACTGCCGGCGCAGAAGCTACTGCCAGCTCAGAAGCTGCCGCAACGGCAGAAAGTAAAGCCACTGGCGGTGCAGAGACTGCAGCAACCGCAGTTTTGTCCGAAAGCAGCAAAGACGAATGCGAATGTACCAAAAAGTGTGAGGGTTGCCCTTCCGCCGGACATGACGATGACGACGTGCCGCCGATGACGAGAAGCGACTTCACGCGCACACTCTTCGCTCTGGTGGCATTGACCTGGGGCGGTCTGACCTCCTTTCCCATTTTCATGTACCTGAATCCACCCGCCAGCGACCAGGAAGAACACTCGAAGGTAACAAGCATCGAAGTTTGCAAAGTCGCCGATCTGCCGCCTGGAACCGGCAAGAATTTCCGCTTCGGATCATTCCCCGCCATCCTCATTTGCACAGAAGACAAACAACTGCACGCATTCAAAGCGATTTGCACCCACCTTGGTTGCACTGTGCAGTTCCGCGCGGATAAACAGAACGTCTACTGCGCCTGCCACGGAGGAGAATACGATGCTGCGACCGGAAAGAATATTGCCGGTCCGCCGCCCAAGCCTTTAACGGCACTAAAAGCCGAAGTCAAAGACGGCAAAATTATAGTTTCACTTGCGTAA
- a CDS encoding HAMP domain-containing histidine kinase, which produces MKVAHSLYMQTLSMVLLYLIALNAIVFICFNAQFGIGWEAMLKSPAGDRIDTIADAISSQLQSSDKKHWTAVLQNFDKLYNAQFYVFNVHGEQLAGKPLTLPKALKDKVNEFPLGLPPNMAGPHGNHMFGFRTPVVHDEHGWHPEQGFGPMPQGGQNMPPPESGGPGGPSGPGPGFHGGPGGPGPEPGFHGGPSGPGPEPGFHGGPGGPGPEPGFHGGPGGPGPEPGFHDGPGGPGPGSGFHDGPGGPGPEPGFHGGPGEPPNDFQQAGMDGNFHNGSLGNGDLPRFVHEFRPPPFMHAQGRFIVHTENPDTFFIGTKIMLFDTERMHPEPSYVLASTSNIWQSTLLFDFKFLLLVGGLILLLSLLFWWPFVHQIARSIGELTAVTEKIADGKFDARIIRARQDEIGRLGDAVNTMAEKLNEYVLTQKRFLADVSHELFSPLARLHMAIELLEDCKPEDSSRHFKEINEEIDEMKSLITELLAYSKAGLIQSERQLVAIDLKPIFDDLVAKFNDQMEIKVELDQTSTVEGDETLLSRSFSNIIRNSIRYAGEAGPLTIQSKHDGPDLFVSFSDCGPGVPEETLKYLGQPFFRPEFSRNRNLGGFGLGLAIVKSCIEACNGSVTLSNLPAGGLNVQIRLKSVH; this is translated from the coding sequence TTGAAAGTTGCTCACTCACTCTACATGCAAACTCTCAGCATGGTGCTTTTGTATTTAATTGCGCTAAACGCAATAGTTTTCATCTGCTTCAATGCGCAATTTGGAATCGGCTGGGAAGCAATGCTGAAGAGCCCGGCTGGCGATCGAATTGACACAATTGCCGATGCGATAAGCAGCCAGCTTCAATCATCAGACAAGAAACACTGGACAGCAGTTTTACAGAATTTCGACAAGTTATACAACGCACAATTCTATGTGTTCAACGTTCATGGCGAACAGCTAGCCGGTAAGCCTTTAACACTGCCTAAAGCGTTAAAGGACAAAGTAAACGAGTTTCCTCTGGGTCTGCCGCCCAATATGGCAGGACCGCACGGCAATCATATGTTCGGATTCAGGACTCCAGTGGTCCATGATGAACACGGATGGCATCCTGAACAGGGCTTCGGGCCCATGCCGCAGGGTGGACAGAACATGCCCCCGCCGGAGAGTGGCGGACCAGGCGGACCAAGCGGACCTGGACCTGGCTTCCACGGTGGACCCGGCGGACCCGGACCTGAACCTGGCTTCCACGGTGGACCCAGCGGACCCGGACCTGAGCCTGGCTTCCACGGTGGACCGGGCGGACCCGGACCTGAACCTGGCTTCCACGGTGGACCCGGCGGGCCCGGACCTGAACCTGGCTTCCACGATGGACCCGGCGGACCCGGACCTGGATCCGGCTTCCACGATGGACCCGGCGGACCCGGACCTGAACCTGGCTTCCACGGTGGACCCGGCGAACCTCCAAACGATTTCCAGCAGGCTGGCATGGACGGAAACTTCCATAACGGCTCTCTCGGCAATGGCGATTTGCCTCGGTTCGTGCATGAATTTCGTCCGCCCCCGTTCATGCATGCGCAAGGTCGTTTTATCGTTCACACAGAGAATCCGGATACCTTTTTCATTGGGACTAAAATCATGCTGTTCGATACCGAACGCATGCATCCCGAACCATCTTACGTTCTCGCCTCGACCAGTAATATCTGGCAAAGCACACTACTCTTCGATTTCAAATTTCTGCTCCTGGTCGGCGGATTGATCCTGCTTTTGTCACTACTATTCTGGTGGCCGTTTGTCCATCAAATCGCTCGTTCAATAGGCGAACTAACAGCCGTCACAGAGAAAATTGCAGACGGAAAATTTGATGCACGTATTATTCGAGCACGTCAAGACGAGATAGGGAGGCTCGGCGACGCAGTCAACACTATGGCCGAAAAGCTCAACGAATATGTGCTCACTCAAAAACGCTTTCTTGCCGATGTTTCGCACGAACTGTTCTCGCCACTCGCTCGATTACACATGGCAATAGAGCTTCTCGAAGATTGCAAACCGGAAGACTCATCTCGTCACTTCAAAGAAATCAATGAAGAAATCGATGAAATGAAAAGTCTCATCACTGAGTTACTTGCCTACTCGAAAGCAGGTCTGATTCAGTCAGAGCGTCAGCTCGTCGCGATTGATTTAAAACCGATTTTCGATGACCTAGTTGCAAAATTCAACGACCAGATGGAAATCAAAGTAGAACTTGATCAAACATCGACAGTCGAAGGCGACGAAACCTTGCTTTCGCGCTCGTTTTCAAACATCATCAGAAACAGCATTCGATACGCAGGCGAAGCTGGACCTTTAACGATTCAGTCAAAACACGATGGACCCGATTTATTTGTTTCATTTTCAGACTGCGGACCCGGTGTTCCAGAGGAAACTTTGAAATATCTGGGACAGCCATTCTTCCGCCCTGAGTTCTCGCGCAATCGTAATCTCGGAGGCTTCGGCTTAGGTCTGGCAATTGTCAAAAGCTGCATCGAAGCTTGCAATGGCTCCGTCACATTGTCGAACCTACCTGCAGGCGGGCTCAATGTTCAGATCAGACTCAAGTCCGTCCATTAG
- a CDS encoding DUF3267 domain-containing protein: protein MFFIPGFLIALLTFPGVIVHEIAHRVFCDLAKVPVYKAVYFRLGDPSGYVVHGPVPDLKSAFLIAVGPFFINSFVCALIGFSVLVPVLILKDYALAGTPLSLFQLWLGISIGMHAFPSKQDLDNFHAQIKAGKGITPLRVFSASMRIAFSLARLASIFWFDAIYAVGISMIVPTILCGI, encoded by the coding sequence GTGTTCTTTATTCCTGGCTTCTTGATCGCCCTGCTGACGTTTCCCGGCGTCATTGTTCATGAAATCGCGCATAGAGTTTTCTGCGACCTGGCAAAAGTGCCTGTCTACAAGGCTGTCTACTTCAGACTTGGTGATCCGAGTGGCTATGTCGTACATGGTCCGGTACCCGATTTGAAAAGCGCCTTTCTAATTGCAGTCGGACCTTTTTTCATCAATTCTTTCGTCTGTGCACTGATTGGTTTCTCAGTGCTCGTGCCGGTCTTAATTTTAAAAGACTATGCTCTAGCCGGAACTCCATTATCGTTGTTCCAACTGTGGCTTGGTATTTCAATCGGGATGCACGCTTTCCCTAGCAAACAAGACTTGGATAACTTTCATGCACAAATTAAAGCAGGAAAAGGAATCACGCCGCTTCGTGTGTTTTCAGCTTCCATGCGCATAGCTTTTTCGCTGGCGAGATTGGCAAGTATCTTCTGGTTTGACGCAATCTACGCGGTGGGAATATCAATGATCGTGCCGACAATTTTGTGTGGAATTTGA
- a CDS encoding acyl-CoA desaturase — protein sequence MAPFIAALAIFYVYHALGITVGYHRLLSHRSFKVPKLVEYFIVSGAYLSLEGAPIFWVTTHRLHHKYSDHKGDPHSPLDGFFHSFVKWMWNPIVKISDAESRQLAPDLYKDPLYRFLHCKHSNLDGLLCLACCIAYRAVIYFVFGPTILLANLIASFFAFLGPLLVNSVGHLRQFGYETYPCKDNSRNVWFVAMFSMGEGWHNNHHAFPFSARHGLTRTEFDPSWLAIKLLNTVGLAKDILLIGNGECARSRVSEAISRNDVSEVTIPEDSKLSTEATELTRK from the coding sequence ATGGCACCCTTTATTGCAGCCCTGGCCATCTTCTATGTCTATCACGCCCTCGGCATCACTGTTGGTTATCACAGACTGTTATCGCACCGCTCGTTCAAAGTACCTAAATTAGTCGAGTACTTCATCGTTTCGGGCGCATACCTATCGCTTGAAGGCGCACCAATTTTCTGGGTGACCACCCATCGCCTTCACCACAAATACTCTGACCACAAAGGCGATCCGCACTCTCCGCTCGATGGATTCTTTCACTCCTTTGTCAAATGGATGTGGAATCCGATCGTAAAAATTTCAGATGCCGAAAGCCGACAGCTGGCACCGGACCTATACAAAGATCCTCTCTATAGATTCCTTCACTGCAAACATTCGAATCTGGACGGGCTGCTTTGCCTGGCTTGCTGCATTGCATATCGAGCGGTTATCTACTTTGTATTCGGACCAACAATTCTGTTAGCGAATCTGATCGCATCGTTCTTTGCTTTCCTCGGTCCTCTGCTTGTCAATTCTGTAGGGCATCTCAGGCAGTTCGGCTACGAAACCTATCCATGTAAAGACAACAGCCGCAACGTTTGGTTCGTAGCAATGTTTTCGATGGGCGAAGGTTGGCATAACAATCACCACGCGTTCCCCTTTTCCGCTCGTCACGGTTTGACTCGAACCGAATTCGACCCCAGCTGGTTGGCGATCAAGCTACTGAATACAGTGGGACTGGCGAAGGACATTCTCCTTATTGGCAACGGAGAATGCGCGCGGTCAAGAGTTTCTGAAGCCATCTCCAGGAATGATGTCAGCGAGGTAACCATCCCTGAAGATTCAAAATTGTCAACTGAAGCGACTGAACTAACACGCAAATAG
- a CDS encoding ribonucleoside-diphosphate reductase subunit alpha: MSQVTANKLPDSAAKTAVEYKVLRRDQTVVDFDPAKISVAITKAFIAVEGESGGTISSKVRDIVQRLTAQVCSVLERRLPEGGILHIEHIQDQVELALMRAGEHEVARSYVLYREARARERAHDNVRQPSFAIDVTNPDGTSAPLDVARLKTVIEEACSSLGNAVSVEKIFDATIASLYHGVPQAEVYKSAILSARALIEHDPAYAYATARLLLDQIRLEVIGAPTTHEQMKALYPSYFAEYVAKGVAAGRIDARLGQFDLAKIGAAIKPDRDLNFQYLGLQTLFDRYLIHIDGTRIELPQAFWMRVAMGLALNEVEREERAIEFYNLLSSFDFVSSTPTLFNSGTQRPQLSSCFLTTVSDDLIGIYDSIKENALLSKYSGGLGNDWTPVRALGAHIEGTNGKSQGVVPFLKVVNDTAVAVNQGGKRQGAVCSYLETWHLDIEEFLELRKNTGDDRRRCHDMNTANWIPDLFMERLLSDSEWTLFSPDETPDLHNLFGPAFKDKYEEYEAKAQAGQLKLFKKVPAVSLWRKMLSMLFETGHPWITFKDPCNLRSPQQHVGVVHSSNLCTEITLNTSDTETAVCNLGSVNLVAHITDGALDLQKLQNTCRIAMRMLDNVVDINYYSVPKARQANMKHRPVGLGLMGFQDALLLLRIPYASEAAVDFADYSQEAISFYAILASSQLAKERGAYQSYAGSLWDKGILPQDSLELLQAARSTPVNVTRGGKLDWTAVREHIARWGMRNSNCLAIAPTATISNIVGVSQSIEPTFQNLFVKSNLSGDFTVLNSYLVDELKELGLWDEVMVHDLKYFDGSVLPIERIPADVKARYATAFEVDASWLIKAGSRRQKWIDQSQSLNLYMSEPSGKKLDEMYKLAWTSGLKTTYYLRTTSATSAEKSTVKTGALNAVSSTVAVSAPVQMGKACLITDPECESCQ; encoded by the coding sequence ATGAGTCAAGTAACCGCAAACAAATTGCCTGATTCGGCGGCAAAAACGGCAGTTGAATACAAGGTTTTGAGGCGCGATCAAACAGTTGTCGACTTCGATCCAGCCAAGATTTCAGTTGCGATTACCAAGGCCTTTATCGCCGTTGAGGGCGAGAGTGGTGGCACCATTAGCTCCAAGGTGCGCGATATAGTGCAGCGTTTGACAGCGCAGGTTTGTTCAGTGCTCGAGCGTCGTTTGCCTGAAGGCGGCATCTTGCATATCGAGCATATCCAGGACCAGGTCGAGCTGGCCTTGATGCGTGCCGGTGAGCATGAAGTGGCGAGAAGTTATGTTCTTTATCGCGAAGCTCGCGCCAGAGAACGTGCCCACGACAACGTGCGCCAACCGAGTTTCGCAATCGACGTTACGAACCCGGATGGTACAAGCGCACCATTGGATGTTGCCCGTCTGAAAACAGTTATTGAAGAAGCGTGTTCATCGTTGGGCAATGCGGTGTCTGTCGAGAAAATCTTCGATGCCACAATTGCCAGTTTGTACCACGGTGTACCTCAGGCTGAAGTCTACAAATCAGCCATTCTTAGTGCGCGGGCGTTGATTGAGCATGATCCTGCCTACGCTTATGCGACTGCCCGTTTGTTGCTCGATCAGATTCGTCTGGAAGTGATTGGCGCCCCGACCACTCATGAGCAGATGAAGGCGCTCTACCCATCCTATTTTGCTGAATACGTTGCAAAAGGAGTTGCTGCCGGCCGTATCGATGCCCGTCTCGGACAATTCGACCTCGCTAAAATTGGTGCAGCAATCAAGCCAGATCGCGATTTGAATTTCCAATATCTCGGTTTGCAAACTTTGTTCGACCGTTATTTAATCCACATTGACGGAACTCGCATCGAGCTGCCGCAAGCTTTCTGGATGCGCGTAGCCATGGGTCTGGCGCTCAACGAAGTTGAACGAGAAGAACGTGCTATCGAGTTCTATAACTTGTTGTCTAGCTTCGATTTCGTTTCGTCGACTCCAACGCTGTTCAATTCCGGCACCCAGCGCCCGCAGCTATCTTCTTGCTTCCTGACCACCGTTAGCGATGACTTGATTGGAATCTACGATTCGATCAAGGAAAATGCATTGCTGTCTAAATACAGCGGCGGACTCGGTAACGACTGGACTCCTGTTCGTGCCCTCGGCGCTCATATCGAAGGCACCAACGGCAAGAGCCAGGGCGTCGTGCCGTTCCTCAAAGTCGTCAATGACACTGCTGTTGCTGTTAATCAGGGTGGCAAGAGGCAGGGTGCTGTTTGCAGCTATCTCGAAACATGGCACCTCGATATCGAGGAGTTTCTGGAACTGCGCAAAAATACGGGCGATGATCGCCGTCGTTGCCACGATATGAATACGGCAAACTGGATTCCAGATTTGTTCATGGAGCGCTTGCTGTCAGATTCTGAGTGGACTTTGTTCAGCCCGGATGAGACTCCGGACCTGCATAATCTATTTGGACCAGCGTTCAAGGACAAGTACGAAGAGTACGAAGCGAAAGCGCAAGCTGGTCAACTGAAACTGTTCAAGAAGGTTCCGGCTGTTTCATTGTGGCGGAAGATGCTGTCGATGTTGTTCGAGACCGGTCATCCATGGATTACTTTCAAGGACCCCTGCAACTTACGCAGCCCGCAACAGCACGTAGGTGTAGTTCACAGTTCGAATCTCTGTACCGAAATCACTTTGAATACATCTGATACTGAGACGGCGGTTTGCAATCTCGGATCCGTCAACCTGGTTGCTCACATCACCGATGGTGCCCTTGATCTTCAGAAGCTGCAAAACACCTGTCGCATCGCTATGCGTATGCTCGATAACGTTGTCGATATCAACTATTACAGCGTGCCTAAAGCTCGTCAGGCGAACATGAAGCACCGCCCTGTCGGTCTTGGATTGATGGGATTTCAGGATGCATTGCTTCTGTTGAGGATCCCCTATGCTTCAGAGGCAGCAGTTGACTTTGCCGACTATTCGCAGGAAGCCATCAGTTTCTATGCGATTCTAGCTAGCAGTCAGCTGGCTAAGGAGCGTGGTGCATACCAGAGTTACGCCGGTTCTCTTTGGGATAAGGGCATCCTTCCGCAAGATTCTCTTGAACTTCTCCAAGCCGCTCGCAGTACTCCTGTAAATGTCACTCGTGGCGGAAAGCTTGATTGGACCGCAGTTCGTGAACACATCGCTAGATGGGGAATGCGTAACAGCAACTGTCTCGCGATTGCACCGACTGCCACCATATCGAACATTGTCGGCGTCAGTCAGTCGATTGAGCCCACATTCCAGAATCTGTTTGTTAAGTCAAACCTCTCGGGCGATTTCACGGTGCTCAACAGTTATCTCGTAGACGAGCTCAAAGAGCTTGGTTTGTGGGATGAAGTGATGGTGCATGACTTGAAGTACTTCGACGGCAGTGTCTTGCCAATCGAGCGGATACCGGCTGATGTGAAGGCCCGTTATGCAACCGCTTTCGAGGTGGATGCGAGCTGGTTGATCAAAGCAGGTTCCAGACGCCAGAAGTGGATCGATCAATCTCAGAGTTTGAACCTGTACATGTCAGAGCCAAGTGGCAAGAAGCTCGACGAGATGTATAAACTGGCTTGGACGTCAGGTTTGAAGACAACGTATTACTTGCGTACGACAAGTGCTACCAGTGCGGAAAAGTCTACTGTTAAGACAGGCGCGCTGAACGCGGTGTCATCTACGGTGGCTGTATCTGCGCCTGTGCAAATGGGCA
- a CDS encoding cytochrome bc complex cytochrome b subunit — MVYNPIVSSKNSIEQFLKERLPVAEMSELAEKKKVPIHKHSIWYYMGGIAGILLGIQIVTGILLMVYYVPELNAAHASILKINSQVTFGWFIRSLHSWSANAMIFVVIVHLFSTYFMKAYRKPREITWFSGLALLGLCLAFGFTGYLLPWDDVSFFATKIGLDVASKVPLIGDFLAHALRGGDTVSQNTISRFFMIHVAVLPAILLVAMGAHLLMVQFHGISEPDFFKKLPDAKKTYEKFFPQFFYKDILVWILAVNVLFILTMLSPWGIGPEADPFAAAPIGIKPEWYFLAPFQFLKMIPAMIGPIEGELAGIAVMSLVALAMIFVPFYDTGESKTRSNIATAFGAAILIGAVVLTLMGALS, encoded by the coding sequence ATGGTTTACAATCCCATCGTCAGTTCCAAAAACAGCATCGAGCAGTTCTTGAAAGAGCGCTTGCCTGTTGCGGAGATGTCTGAACTGGCTGAAAAGAAAAAAGTTCCCATTCACAAGCACTCTATCTGGTACTACATGGGTGGTATCGCAGGCATTCTGCTCGGCATCCAGATAGTCACAGGCATCCTCTTGATGGTTTACTACGTTCCTGAGCTGAATGCCGCTCATGCGAGCATTCTTAAAATCAACTCGCAAGTCACCTTTGGCTGGTTCATTCGCTCGCTTCATAGCTGGAGCGCCAATGCCATGATCTTTGTAGTGATCGTACATCTCTTCAGCACTTACTTTATGAAGGCATATCGAAAGCCGCGTGAAATCACCTGGTTTTCCGGTCTGGCACTGCTGGGACTTTGCCTCGCATTCGGTTTTACCGGATACCTGTTGCCGTGGGATGACGTTTCATTCTTTGCCACCAAAATCGGTCTGGACGTAGCATCGAAAGTGCCGCTGATTGGCGATTTCCTCGCTCATGCTTTGCGCGGCGGTGACACAGTTTCGCAAAACACCATTTCAAGGTTTTTCATGATTCACGTGGCGGTGCTGCCGGCAATTTTGCTTGTTGCAATGGGCGCGCATCTTCTCATGGTGCAGTTCCATGGCATCTCAGAACCCGACTTCTTCAAGAAGCTGCCAGATGCCAAAAAGACTTACGAGAAGTTTTTCCCGCAATTCTTCTATAAAGACATTCTGGTCTGGATTCTGGCTGTCAATGTCCTTTTCATCCTGACCATGTTGAGCCCATGGGGAATCGGTCCAGAAGCCGATCCATTCGCAGCCGCACCAATCGGCATCAAACCCGAATGGTATTTCCTGGCGCCATTCCAATTCCTGAAGATGATACCGGCCATGATTGGACCAATCGAGGGAGAGCTAGCAGGAATAGCTGTGATGTCGTTGGTCGCTCTGGCGATGATCTTCGTCCCCTTCTACGACACAGGGGAGTCCAAAACTCGTTCTAACATTGCCACTGCTTTTGGTGCAGCAATTCTAATTGGCGCAGTCGTCTTAACATTAATGGGAGCACTATCATGA
- a CDS encoding response regulator transcription factor, protein MVDFPSGQRSEPMQLLIVDDDIKFCRLISEYLSKHDFVVSFVHDGANALQTAAAKPWDAVILDVMLPGMSGYDILRKLREFSNVPVLMLTALSDETDRIVGLEIGADDYLPKSFSPRELLARLRAVLRRTARTQSSSTNEIVVGCIQIDLLTRRVTVENTPVTLTAVEYDLLLALAQTPHRIRSREQILNDIRDRTYDITDRSIDVHISSLRKKMGDDAKNPRFIRTIRSAGYMLVDSSRG, encoded by the coding sequence ATGGTTGACTTCCCGTCTGGTCAAAGAAGCGAGCCGATGCAATTGCTTATCGTCGATGACGATATAAAATTCTGTCGTTTAATTTCTGAGTATCTATCGAAGCATGACTTTGTAGTTTCATTTGTGCATGACGGCGCTAATGCGCTACAAACCGCAGCAGCCAAACCATGGGATGCCGTTATCCTCGACGTAATGCTGCCCGGAATGAGCGGTTACGACATTCTTCGCAAGCTACGTGAATTTTCCAATGTTCCGGTTTTGATGCTGACGGCGCTGAGTGACGAAACTGATCGCATTGTCGGTTTGGAAATTGGCGCAGATGATTATCTCCCAAAGAGTTTTTCGCCGCGAGAGCTTCTGGCGCGACTGAGAGCGGTTCTGCGTCGCACTGCGAGAACGCAAAGTTCATCAACAAATGAGATCGTCGTTGGTTGCATTCAGATCGATTTGCTAACCCGACGCGTGACAGTGGAGAATACTCCGGTAACTCTTACAGCGGTCGAATACGATCTGTTATTGGCACTCGCTCAAACTCCACATCGCATCAGATCTCGGGAGCAAATTCTGAATGATATTCGCGATCGCACGTACGACATCACCGACCGTTCGATCGACGTACACATTTCATCGCTGAGAAAAAAAATGGGGGACGACGCAAAAAACCCTCGTTTCATCAGAACGATTCGTTCTGCGGGATACATGCTTGTTGATTCATCCAGGGGTTGA
- a CDS encoding FAD-binding oxidoreductase, translating to MTTNEKNIDSEKAAGRYSQWRGGLSRRRFLSSTAAVTGTFFLAKIDVVAKGLNALAGTKIAVAKTIDYSVLQSKIKGTLVAAGSPDFAAKTAAMVWNEVKPDRSPDVIVSVKNDDDVVEAVNFAREHGLKVVVHGGGHTWCGLAVRNGGMTIDLTELTEAKIDKENSKAVIQPVISNRDVAKMLGEQGLAFPIGHCPTVKASGYLLNGGMSWNMGHWGPAVFSVEAVEFVTADGKKVKASATEHPDLFWAARGCGPGMFAVATRFHLKCFPLPKAIMTSTYVYSLDDLKEVAQEVTDIGWNKMPDKVELSIFMIKAPAELAEKCKKYNGMCCMISAVAFADTEEEGKAALAHLENGKVAAKALSKTLNERSNFAKLAEVSGATWPERHRNFCENQGSNKNPVDILMALRDKFVEAPSHKSVVVFCQSTGGHNLVQTRPDMALSMNARSYGGIWTIWENAADDAKNKKWHNEMTAILRPFTAEHYIGETDIVEDNSRAKGSYSPEKWKKLSDIRAKYDPQGVFFGFLGGIKKS from the coding sequence ATGACTACCAACGAAAAAAATATTGACTCTGAGAAAGCAGCAGGGCGTTACAGCCAATGGCGCGGCGGTCTGAGCAGACGTCGATTCCTTTCATCAACTGCAGCAGTCACCGGAACTTTTTTTCTAGCCAAGATAGATGTTGTTGCCAAAGGATTAAACGCACTGGCCGGAACAAAAATTGCGGTGGCAAAAACAATTGATTACTCGGTACTACAAAGCAAGATAAAAGGAACGCTAGTTGCAGCAGGCTCACCAGATTTCGCGGCAAAAACAGCGGCTATGGTTTGGAATGAGGTCAAGCCCGATCGTTCGCCTGATGTAATCGTTTCAGTAAAGAACGACGACGATGTTGTTGAAGCCGTGAACTTCGCCAGAGAGCATGGTCTCAAAGTCGTAGTGCATGGTGGTGGACATACCTGGTGTGGTCTGGCAGTTCGCAACGGTGGTATGACAATAGATCTAACAGAACTAACCGAAGCGAAGATCGATAAAGAGAATAGTAAAGCAGTCATCCAACCAGTAATCAGCAATAGAGACGTTGCGAAAATGCTTGGCGAGCAAGGCTTAGCGTTTCCAATTGGTCACTGCCCAACGGTCAAAGCGAGCGGATATCTTCTCAATGGCGGCATGTCATGGAACATGGGTCACTGGGGTCCAGCAGTATTCAGTGTAGAAGCGGTCGAGTTCGTAACCGCTGATGGAAAAAAGGTGAAGGCAAGTGCGACAGAACATCCCGATTTATTCTGGGCTGCGCGCGGCTGCGGACCAGGCATGTTCGCAGTGGCAACTCGATTCCACCTCAAGTGCTTCCCGTTGCCAAAAGCTATCATGACAAGCACATACGTATATTCGCTTGACGACTTGAAAGAAGTCGCGCAGGAAGTGACCGACATCGGCTGGAACAAAATGCCGGACAAAGTAGAACTTTCCATATTTATGATCAAAGCTCCAGCGGAACTTGCGGAGAAGTGCAAAAAATACAACGGCATGTGCTGCATGATCTCAGCTGTGGCATTCGCCGACACGGAAGAAGAAGGCAAGGCCGCACTGGCACATCTTGAAAATGGAAAAGTGGCAGCCAAGGCCCTCTCCAAGACGCTCAACGAAAGAAGCAATTTCGCAAAATTAGCCGAAGTTTCTGGTGCAACTTGGCCGGAACGACATCGCAACTTCTGTGAAAACCAGGGCTCGAACAAAAACCCCGTCGACATCTTGATGGCTCTGCGCGACAAATTCGTTGAGGCGCCATCGCATAAATCTGTCGTTGTTTTCTGCCAGAGCACTGGTGGTCACAACCTCGTGCAGACCAGACCAGACATGGCACTCTCTATGAATGCACGTTCGTATGGTGGCATCTGGACGATCTGGGAAAACGCAGCAGACGATGCGAAGAACAAGAAATGGCACAACGAAATGACCGCCATTCTCCGACCATTCACAGCCGAACACTACATTGGTGAGACTGACATAGTCGAAGATAACAGCCGAGCAAAAGGCTCATACTCGCCGGAAAAATGGAAGAAACTCAGCGACATACGAGCTAAATACGATCCTCAAGGCGTATTCTTTGGGTTCCTTGGCGGAATCAAAAAGTCCTAA